Proteins encoded in a region of the Triticum dicoccoides isolate Atlit2015 ecotype Zavitan chromosome 3A, WEW_v2.0, whole genome shotgun sequence genome:
- the LOC119269222 gene encoding universal stress protein PHOS32-like, with amino-acid sequence MAANSSSPSAGGDAPAPALPPVRLAAGQAATIQPSSPRYFFSSLAGKDASSHRRIAIAVDLSDESAFAVRWAVQNYLRPGDAVVLLHVRPTSVLYGADWGSIPVSVSDDDADDAAVAAAAEGSDPAAASAEELQKKREEDFDAFTSTKSQDLAQPLVAAQIPFKIHVVKDHDMKERLCLEAERLGLSAMIMGSRGFGASRKGGKGRLGSVSDYCVHHCVCPVVVVRYPDDAAGVPGEAAAATDELHTVPEDEPVYHDAPDAHKEN; translated from the exons ATGGCGGCCAACTCCTCCTCCCCGTCGGCCGGCGGCGACGCGCCGGCCCCGGCGCTGCCGCCGGTGCGGCTCGCGGCGGGGCAGGCGGCCACGATCCAGCCCTCCTCCCCGCGCTACTTCTTCTCCTCGCTGGCCGGCAAGGACGCCTCCTCCCACCGccgcatcgccatcgccgtcgaccTCTCCGACGAGTCCGCCTTCGCCGTGCGGTGGGCCGTGCAGAACTACCTGCGCCCCGGCGACGCCGTCGTGCTCCTCCACGTCCGCCCCACGTCCGTCCTCTACGGCGCCGACTGGGGCTCCATCCCCGTCTCCGTCTCCGACGACGACGCGgacgacgccgccgtcgccgccgccgccgagggctccgaccccgccgccgcctccgcggagGAGCTGCAGAAGAAGCGGGAGGAGGACTTCGACGCCTTCACCTCCACCAAGTCGCAGGACCTGGCGCAGCCGCTCGTCGCCGCGCAGATCCCCTTTAAGATCCACGTCGTCAAGGACCACGACATGAAGGAGCGCCTCTGCCTCGAGGCCGAGCGCCTTGGCCTGTCCGCCATGATCATGGGGAGCCGCGGATTCGGGGCCTCGCGCAAGGGCGGCAAGGGGAGGCTCGGGAGTGTTAGTGATTACTGTGTGCATCACTGTGTCTGCCCGGTTGTGGTTGTGCGCTACCCAGATGATGCTGCAGGTGTCCCCGGGGAGGCAGCAGCGGCGACAGATGAGCTGCACACTGTGCCTGAGGATGAGCCCGTGTATCATGACGCGCCTGATGCACACAAAG AGAACTGA